The following are encoded in a window of Bradyrhizobium sp. WBOS07 genomic DNA:
- a CDS encoding TadE/TadG family type IV pilus assembly protein — MLRRAMLCFATDRKANVAIIFALTMVPIIFLLGMTLDYTLALRKREQLNAAADAAAIAAVRPAMLTQTDEATIRNTAAAVFAAKAKLPGLATVPTPTVTVTDVGLSRTITVAYAAESVNNFPGVLGKQTWKVAGSATAQASSAPNMNFYLLLDDSPSMALAATQKDIDNMVLATKNQPTYAKNCAFACHEAHPNNANPSSTNKDNLTVARANNITLRIDLVTNAVKQLMVGPWTCPQSGTTGGVMQCMSAINNTTYKAAIYTFDYALNTIQTLTTPTTAGTKIGNIQLLKVDHQNCPVLDSKGACIYTTDYGTDISKGLTDLNAVMPNPGDGTAAGTPQEVVFLVTDGVEDKLIPKTGGSCDPSATYPLPQANTSTLRCQQPLNTAVCDTIKSRNIRIAVLYTEYLQLPSDGWYNGRIAQFNNPTSSTGTIAQRLKSCASPGLYANVQNGGDISKALTDLFIKVASSTASLVQ; from the coding sequence ATGCTCCGCCGCGCAATGCTCTGTTTCGCGACAGACCGGAAGGCCAACGTCGCCATCATCTTCGCGCTGACGATGGTTCCTATCATCTTTCTCCTGGGCATGACGCTCGACTACACGCTGGCTTTGCGCAAGCGCGAGCAGCTGAACGCAGCCGCCGATGCGGCCGCGATCGCAGCCGTGCGCCCCGCGATGCTGACGCAGACCGACGAGGCCACCATCCGGAACACGGCGGCTGCCGTCTTCGCTGCGAAGGCGAAACTTCCCGGGCTCGCCACCGTGCCGACGCCGACGGTCACGGTCACGGATGTCGGTCTGTCGCGGACCATCACGGTGGCTTACGCTGCGGAATCGGTCAACAATTTCCCCGGCGTGCTCGGCAAGCAGACCTGGAAGGTGGCGGGTTCGGCGACGGCGCAGGCGTCCAGCGCCCCCAACATGAATTTCTACCTGTTGCTGGACGATTCTCCGTCGATGGCGCTGGCGGCCACCCAGAAAGACATCGACAACATGGTTCTCGCCACGAAGAACCAGCCCACTTACGCGAAGAATTGCGCATTCGCCTGCCACGAGGCCCATCCCAACAATGCAAACCCCAGCTCGACGAACAAGGACAATCTCACGGTCGCACGTGCGAACAACATCACGTTGCGGATCGATCTCGTGACCAACGCCGTCAAGCAATTGATGGTCGGGCCGTGGACCTGTCCGCAGTCGGGCACCACGGGCGGCGTTATGCAGTGCATGTCGGCGATCAACAATACGACCTACAAGGCCGCCATCTACACCTTCGACTACGCCTTGAATACGATCCAGACGCTGACCACCCCGACCACCGCCGGCACGAAGATCGGCAACATTCAGCTGCTGAAGGTCGACCATCAGAACTGCCCCGTTCTCGACAGCAAGGGCGCCTGCATCTACACGACCGACTACGGCACCGACATCTCGAAGGGGCTGACGGACCTCAATGCCGTCATGCCCAATCCCGGCGACGGTACCGCGGCCGGTACGCCGCAGGAAGTGGTCTTCCTTGTCACCGACGGCGTCGAGGACAAGCTGATTCCAAAGACGGGAGGCAGCTGCGATCCCAGTGCCACCTATCCGCTTCCGCAGGCCAACACCTCGACTTTGCGATGCCAGCAACCGCTCAACACCGCTGTATGCGATACCATCAAGAGTCGGAACATCCGTATCGCGGTCCTCTACACCGAGTATCTGCAACTGCCGAGCGACGGCTGGTACAACGGCCGGATCGCGCAGTTCAACAACCCGACCTCGTCGACGGGCACGATCGCACAACGGCTTAAATCCTGTGCGTCGCCGGGCCTGTACGCAAACGTTCAGAATGGCGGCGACATCAGCAAGGCACTGACGGACCTGTTCATCAAGGTTGCGTCCAGCACGGCCAGCCTCGTGCAGTAG
- a CDS encoding TadE/TadG family type IV pilus assembly protein, with product MRRRRDRCAGFARDSRGATAVEFALVAAPFLALVIALIQTFLVFFAQQTLESIVRQSARLVMTGQVQSANMTQAVFKQKVCDQILILFNCSGMMVDMQVATSWTSANTAMPTLTYDGSGKVSNVWQYNPGQPGDIVVLRIMYEWPVVLGPLGFNLSNLSNGNRLIMSSAAFQNEP from the coding sequence ATGAGGAGACGCCGCGATCGCTGCGCCGGTTTCGCGCGGGATAGCAGGGGCGCCACGGCGGTCGAGTTCGCGCTCGTCGCCGCGCCGTTTCTCGCCCTCGTCATCGCGCTGATCCAGACCTTTCTGGTCTTCTTCGCCCAGCAGACGCTCGAATCCATCGTGCGGCAGTCGGCGCGCCTCGTCATGACCGGGCAGGTCCAATCCGCGAACATGACCCAGGCCGTCTTCAAGCAGAAGGTCTGCGACCAGATCCTGATCCTGTTCAACTGCAGCGGCATGATGGTCGACATGCAAGTCGCGACCTCGTGGACCTCCGCAAACACGGCGATGCCGACCCTGACCTACGACGGCTCGGGCAAGGTCTCCAACGTCTGGCAATACAACCCGGGTCAGCCCGGCGATATCGTCGTGCTCCGCATCATGTACGAGTGGCCGGTCGTCCTCGGTCCGCTCGGTTTCAACCTGTCGAACCTCAGCAACGGCAACCGGCTGATCATGTCGTCCGCCGCGTTCCAGAACGAGCCATGA
- a CDS encoding TadE/TadG family type IV pilus assembly protein: protein MISALSSRARHLLTDVRAVAATEFAIVTPFMLLLYVGGVELGNALSMNVKVSATAHSVADMITQNTAVSTTQMDGILAAATAIMAPYPVKNGSTSLMTITVSQVSTDSNGNATVRWSKSTSASGARTVGQQMTLSSFTAPGGTTNANISLILSEVSYDYTPNLGFTIAGTVKLSDSYYLFPRCSTNGPSGSTSFPYYDVKYGTGVTTCTCVQHLQQKTC from the coding sequence ATGATCTCCGCCCTGTCGTCCCGCGCCCGTCACCTGTTGACCGATGTTCGCGCCGTTGCGGCGACCGAGTTCGCCATCGTGACGCCGTTCATGCTGTTGCTCTATGTCGGCGGCGTCGAGCTCGGCAACGCGCTCTCCATGAACGTCAAGGTCAGCGCCACCGCGCACAGTGTTGCCGACATGATCACGCAGAACACGGCCGTCAGCACGACTCAAATGGATGGCATTCTCGCGGCTGCGACTGCCATCATGGCGCCGTATCCCGTCAAGAATGGCAGCACGTCCCTGATGACGATCACGGTCTCGCAGGTCTCGACCGACAGCAACGGCAATGCGACGGTGCGATGGAGCAAGTCGACAAGCGCCTCGGGCGCACGAACCGTCGGTCAGCAGATGACCTTGTCGTCCTTTACCGCACCGGGCGGCACCACCAATGCCAATATCTCTCTCATCCTGAGCGAGGTGTCCTACGACTACACGCCCAATCTCGGCTTCACCATCGCGGGCACCGTCAAGCTGTCCGACAGCTATTATCTATTTCCGCGCTGCTCGACCAACGGCCCGAGCGGCTCCACCAGCTTTCCGTATTACGACGTGAAATATGGAACAGGGGTGACCACCTGCACCTGCGTCCAGCATTTGCAGCAGAAGACCTGTTAG
- a CDS encoding TetR family transcriptional regulator C-terminal domain-containing protein — translation MSRLRGRSRFGAAKARASTFFVLRGMAWMARTSPALDAAGTVGAPDRHRRAGLVYSNPHCLATSKRALIVGLAHFFWIGREGTVPRAKLERRPDALDAFIRGFLATARPQGHEEGDGE, via the coding sequence TTGTCCCGCCTGCGCGGCCGAAGCCGCTTCGGCGCGGCGAAGGCCCGGGCATCCACGTTCTTTGTGCTGCGTGGAATGGCGTGGATGGCCCGGACAAGCCCGGCCCTTGATGCTGCGGGGACTGTCGGTGCTCCAGACCGCCACCGGCGCGCGGGGCTGGTCTACAGCAACCCGCATTGCCTTGCGACATCGAAGCGGGCATTGATTGTTGGCCTTGCGCATTTCTTCTGGATCGGCCGGGAGGGGACGGTGCCGCGGGCGAAGCTGGAACGACGCCCCGACGCGCTCGACGCATTCATCCGTGGGTTTCTTGCAACGGCCCGGCCGCAAGGACATGAAGAAGGCGACGGGGAGTAA
- a CDS encoding peroxidase-related enzyme (This protein belongs to a clade of uncharacterized proteins related to peroxidases such as the alkylhydroperoxidase AhpD.), whose translation MTQAPAISRFPVPDLADMPDDIRARILAVQEKSGFIPNVFLVLAHRPDEFRAFFAYHDALMDKPGNLTKAEREMIVVATSNLNQCQYCVIAHGAILRIRAKDPLIADQVAVNYRKADITDRQKAMLDFAVRVSTEAYKVSESDFATLKSHGFTEEDVWDIAAITAFFGLSNRLANVTSMRPNAEFYGMGRG comes from the coding sequence ATGACCCAGGCACCTGCCATCAGTCGCTTTCCTGTCCCTGATCTCGCCGACATGCCGGACGACATTCGGGCCCGTATCCTGGCCGTCCAGGAGAAGTCCGGCTTCATTCCGAACGTCTTTCTGGTGCTCGCGCACCGGCCGGACGAGTTTCGCGCCTTCTTCGCCTACCACGACGCGCTCATGGACAAGCCGGGCAACCTCACCAAGGCCGAGCGGGAAATGATCGTGGTTGCGACCAGCAACCTCAATCAATGCCAATATTGCGTCATCGCGCATGGCGCGATCCTGCGCATCCGCGCCAAGGATCCGTTGATCGCCGATCAGGTCGCGGTCAATTACCGCAAGGCGGACATTACCGATCGGCAGAAGGCGATGCTCGACTTCGCCGTCCGCGTCTCGACGGAGGCCTACAAGGTGTCCGAATCCGATTTCGCCACGCTGAAATCGCACGGGTTCACGGAAGAGGACGTCTGGGACATTGCCGCGATCACGGCCTTCTTCGGCCTCTCCAACCGGCTTGCCAACGTCACCAGCATGCGTCCGAACGCGGAGTTCTACGGCATGGGACGCGGCTGA
- a CDS encoding CoA transferase subunit A, whose amino-acid sequence MTDFVTPQKMAEMIPSGCKLGLAPDDYAAAPGLVRMLIERGIRDLHVVCAPIGGMQVDMLIGAGAVATLETSAVSLGEAGGAPCFSRAVRDGAIRLRDATCPAVFAGLSAAEKGVPFMPIRGIIGSDVLKKRDDWKLISNPFDDGEKIVAVSAIQPDIALFHAPEADRFGNVRLGRRREVMLLAHASKQAFVTVERISEVSLLDDEKMAAGVLPAIYVSAVAELKNGGWPTGLYAEYPRDGQEVEKYARAARSPEGFQAYIRCSRSAA is encoded by the coding sequence ATGACGGATTTCGTAACGCCGCAGAAGATGGCGGAGATGATACCCTCGGGGTGCAAGCTTGGTCTGGCACCGGACGACTACGCTGCGGCGCCGGGATTGGTTCGGATGCTGATCGAGCGCGGCATCCGCGATCTGCACGTGGTCTGTGCGCCGATCGGCGGCATGCAGGTCGACATGCTCATCGGCGCCGGTGCCGTGGCGACGCTGGAGACCAGCGCGGTCAGTCTCGGCGAGGCGGGCGGCGCGCCATGTTTCAGCCGGGCCGTCCGCGACGGAGCGATTCGCCTTCGCGACGCGACCTGTCCCGCGGTGTTCGCAGGCCTGTCGGCCGCCGAGAAGGGCGTTCCGTTCATGCCGATCCGCGGCATCATCGGCAGTGACGTCCTGAAGAAACGGGACGATTGGAAGCTGATCTCCAATCCGTTCGATGACGGCGAGAAGATCGTGGCGGTCTCGGCGATCCAGCCCGACATCGCCTTGTTTCATGCGCCCGAAGCGGACCGGTTCGGCAACGTCCGGCTGGGGCGCCGGCGCGAGGTGATGCTGCTCGCGCACGCGTCGAAGCAGGCCTTCGTGACCGTCGAGCGCATTTCCGAGGTCTCGCTGCTCGACGACGAGAAGATGGCCGCGGGCGTCCTGCCGGCGATCTACGTCAGCGCGGTGGCGGAGCTGAAGAACGGCGGGTGGCCCACCGGGCTCTACGCCGAATATCCCAGGGACGGGCAGGAGGTCGAGAAGTACGCGCGCGCGGCGCGCTCGCCGGAAGGCTTCCAGGCCTACATCCGGTGTTCGAGGAGCGCGGCATGA
- a CDS encoding CoA-transferase, whose product MSEPCTSRELMIYTISRLLKGVRHVAVGQSSPMPAAGAMLLRALNERDGLERLQVSILGSVKHNSFTGGAEELFDCAAQGRLDAFFLGGGQIDGQGNVNLVGTGDYPNNPVRWPGSFGSAYLYFLVPRVVLFREEHSLRSLVERVDFVSAPGVTDETVYRRGGPHALLTNAALFSFAREAGRFRLESTHPGYDWRDIRGTTGFAYDNEQCDVTTPSPDEATLALIRGRIREELRECYPQFAGNMPGPG is encoded by the coding sequence ATGAGCGAGCCGTGCACCAGCCGCGAGTTGATGATCTACACGATCTCGCGGCTGCTGAAAGGCGTGCGGCATGTTGCGGTCGGTCAATCCTCGCCGATGCCCGCGGCGGGAGCGATGCTGCTGCGTGCGCTCAACGAGCGTGACGGACTGGAGCGCCTGCAGGTCTCGATCCTCGGCTCGGTCAAGCACAATTCGTTCACCGGCGGTGCTGAGGAGCTGTTCGATTGCGCCGCGCAGGGACGCCTCGACGCCTTTTTCCTTGGCGGCGGCCAGATCGACGGCCAGGGCAACGTCAATCTCGTCGGCACCGGCGACTATCCGAACAATCCGGTCAGGTGGCCCGGCTCGTTCGGCTCCGCCTACCTCTATTTCCTCGTTCCGCGGGTCGTCCTGTTTCGGGAAGAGCACAGCCTGCGCTCCCTGGTGGAGCGCGTCGACTTCGTGTCTGCGCCTGGCGTCACCGACGAGACGGTCTATCGGCGCGGCGGCCCGCATGCGCTGCTGACCAACGCGGCGTTGTTTTCCTTCGCGCGCGAGGCGGGACGCTTTCGCCTCGAGAGCACCCATCCCGGATATGACTGGCGCGACATTCGCGGCACCACGGGCTTCGCCTACGACAACGAGCAATGTGATGTCACGACGCCGTCGCCGGATGAGGCGACGCTGGCCTTGATCCGGGGCCGGATCCGCGAGGAGCTGCGCGAATGCTATCCGCAGTTCGCAGGCAACATGCCGGGGCCGGGGTAG
- a CDS encoding MFS transporter translates to MISNWLAAALSRRNIHYGWVMVGVTFLAALISAGTVGAPGVFIVPLQKEFGWSTAEISSALSIRFILFGLMAPFAAALLNRYGLRNVTLVAQLIVVSALVASLGMTEVWQLIALWGVVIGIGTGMTALVLGATIATRWFAARRGLVVGIMTASVATGQLVFLPLLASLTERYGWRLALGFVCVMLGVSALAVLLAMRDRPSDVGQRPFGDEGTEPLPAPPVSHGSITAVALGTLADASKSTAFWILFATFFVCGASTNGLVQVHLIPMCLDFGIPQVQAASLLAAMGIFDFFGTIMSGWLSDRYDNRHLLFWYYGLRGLSLIFLPFTDFSFYGLSLFALFYGLDWIATVPPTVRLTAQKFGPERANLVFGWIFAGHQLGAGAAAFGAGFSRTVYQSYLPAFFIAGALCVFAALIVLALSRQPKTEPKPAMA, encoded by the coding sequence ATGATCTCGAACTGGCTCGCGGCAGCACTGTCCCGCCGCAACATCCATTACGGTTGGGTGATGGTCGGCGTCACCTTCCTTGCCGCGCTGATCAGCGCCGGCACGGTCGGCGCGCCCGGCGTGTTCATCGTTCCGCTGCAGAAGGAGTTCGGCTGGAGCACGGCGGAAATTTCCTCGGCGCTGTCGATCCGCTTCATCCTGTTCGGACTGATGGCGCCGTTCGCGGCCGCCCTGCTCAACCGCTATGGCCTGCGCAACGTCACGCTGGTTGCGCAGCTGATCGTCGTCTCGGCCCTCGTCGCCTCGCTCGGCATGACCGAGGTCTGGCAGCTCATCGCGCTCTGGGGCGTCGTGATCGGGATCGGCACCGGCATGACCGCCCTGGTGCTGGGCGCGACGATCGCGACGCGCTGGTTCGCGGCAAGACGCGGCCTCGTCGTCGGCATCATGACCGCGAGCGTCGCCACCGGCCAGCTCGTGTTCCTGCCGCTGCTCGCGAGCCTCACCGAACGCTACGGCTGGCGGCTCGCGCTCGGCTTTGTCTGCGTCATGCTCGGCGTTTCCGCACTGGCCGTACTGCTCGCAATGCGCGACCGGCCGAGCGATGTCGGCCAGCGTCCGTTCGGCGACGAAGGCACCGAACCCCTGCCCGCGCCGCCCGTCAGCCACGGCTCGATCACCGCGGTGGCGCTCGGCACGCTGGCCGACGCCTCGAAGTCGACCGCGTTCTGGATCCTGTTTGCGACCTTCTTCGTCTGCGGTGCCTCGACCAACGGCCTGGTCCAGGTGCACCTGATCCCGATGTGCCTCGATTTCGGCATCCCTCAGGTGCAGGCCGCTAGCCTGCTCGCCGCGATGGGCATCTTCGACTTCTTCGGCACCATCATGTCGGGCTGGCTGTCGGACCGCTACGACAACCGCCATCTGCTGTTCTGGTATTACGGCCTGCGCGGGCTCTCGCTGATCTTCCTGCCCTTCACCGATTTCTCGTTCTACGGCCTCTCGCTCTTCGCGCTGTTCTACGGGCTCGACTGGATCGCGACCGTGCCGCCCACGGTGCGGCTCACCGCGCAGAAATTCGGCCCCGAGCGCGCCAACCTGGTGTTCGGCTGGATCTTCGCCGGCCATCAGCTCGGCGCCGGCGCCGCGGCGTTCGGGGCAGGCTTCTCGCGAACAGTCTATCAGAGCTACCTGCCCGCGTTCTTCATCGCCGGCGCGCTCTGCGTGTTCGCCGCCCTGATCGTGCTGGCGCTGTCGCGGCAACCGAAGACCGAGCCGAAGCCGGCGATGGCGTAA